Proteins encoded within one genomic window of Myxococcaceae bacterium JPH2:
- a CDS encoding PQQ-binding-like beta-propeller repeat protein has translation MHALTVRFAALLALVLFPVSALALSWTATAITPPNESSPRVVMDEVSELLIEVTNTTPAQANQRLSEVSFVLPKDYMVIGAAPDPSNPDWRITDLDNTTRRIAFQSTISCSGSTYGLPRLGKARFILSVVAPAANRDQSNERFVTSAGSTVARDHCQSITAVTPSTNASWTRVGLVAGVTVLPRAMALSDTAATRVVVENRTTQVQPNITMTGPTTSGNVALQVVGTQPSPFQVTLPLRGAGILVANVQPSGGGTAVAQVRAVDFPSSPADSSLVAEAPMVDVGNFSAVADVDTLQAFTGEEVQVRLTVSNASASNTYLNVVPRAPVRTGTASTTLVSGPVPASIPRLAPGASAQFVWRYQVSGAPGTSYMFQAQADGTLNGSAAATDLVAAARGRIVAQRVRITPDAVSASSTNRPLVYTVQNRGLGPIYEVKLLRPATNYFGILSLGMPPSGWYLSDMDASGYTWASFQGIPAGGEASFSVTYSSFGAVGADTAFRHRLQLNQGDNDPRIRIEAPVTLLTSATAADVQQLTATARDGSVALTWDNPPVHGGVVVLRAQGTAPSTAPTPGLRYAAGDTVGNARVVYSDAFSVASTFTDTTVTNGTTYVYRVFNADDSRRYGSGNQPTSAGLLATPLARGAGAPLWCYSVGLDARLQPITELGVGIFTSFNDSVVASSTNTVNPSVDGGERWRPVKLSGLVGSRFPVVPLHGLTGQFILVGDQSGVPSAIRASSGDVLWRGANVGTVQSFPVTQLYDYADAAYRAANPDRDLVFFATRLSNVGLNQVVALNAATGAVVWTYRPGDMGMVSGGMLVDYTSNRLYVGSKTAAGATNTLRVLNTLTGAEVGRRALGDIEFGVVRNAASGHILVTSSDGTVYGIDPVTLAPVWTQVVASRPSANTPAFTSFVRPQGRGFVASVARNGASVGKIERYDVGTDNAVTRAWSLPIADPSGTFSINQAGVARIYVGSSDGKVHQLELEGIDSRQVAIGGAQRIGTPTIDHTVSRLHVGTADGRICAYPVPFP, from the coding sequence ATGCACGCCCTGACTGTTCGCTTCGCTGCGTTGCTCGCGCTGGTGCTCTTCCCAGTCTCGGCGCTCGCGCTGTCATGGACCGCGACCGCCATCACTCCGCCGAACGAGAGTTCGCCGCGGGTCGTGATGGACGAGGTCTCCGAGCTGCTCATCGAGGTCACCAACACCACGCCCGCCCAGGCGAACCAGCGGCTCTCCGAGGTGTCCTTCGTCCTGCCGAAGGACTACATGGTCATCGGCGCGGCGCCGGATCCCTCCAACCCGGATTGGCGCATCACGGACCTGGACAACACCACGCGGCGCATCGCCTTCCAGTCGACCATCTCCTGCTCGGGGAGCACCTATGGCCTGCCTCGCTTGGGCAAGGCCCGCTTCATCCTGAGCGTGGTGGCGCCCGCGGCCAATCGGGATCAGTCCAACGAGCGATTCGTGACGTCCGCGGGCTCCACGGTCGCGCGAGACCACTGCCAGAGCATCACCGCCGTCACGCCCTCCACCAACGCGAGCTGGACGCGCGTGGGCCTGGTGGCCGGCGTCACCGTGCTCCCCCGCGCGATGGCGCTGAGCGACACCGCCGCCACGCGCGTCGTCGTGGAGAACCGCACCACACAAGTGCAGCCGAACATCACCATGACGGGCCCGACGACCTCGGGGAACGTCGCGCTCCAAGTCGTCGGGACGCAGCCATCGCCGTTCCAGGTGACCCTGCCCCTGCGCGGCGCCGGCATCCTGGTGGCGAATGTCCAGCCGTCCGGTGGGGGGACCGCCGTCGCGCAGGTGCGCGCCGTGGACTTCCCGAGCAGCCCAGCGGACTCCTCGCTGGTGGCGGAGGCGCCCATGGTGGACGTGGGCAACTTCAGCGCGGTGGCCGACGTCGACACGCTCCAGGCCTTCACGGGCGAGGAGGTCCAGGTGCGGCTCACCGTGAGCAACGCTTCCGCGTCCAACACCTACCTCAACGTGGTCCCGCGCGCGCCCGTTCGCACAGGCACTGCTTCGACGACGCTCGTCTCGGGGCCTGTTCCCGCGAGCATTCCTCGCCTGGCGCCCGGGGCCTCCGCGCAGTTCGTCTGGCGCTATCAGGTCTCTGGCGCTCCGGGCACGAGCTACATGTTCCAGGCCCAAGCCGACGGGACACTCAATGGCTCGGCGGCGGCGACGGACCTGGTGGCCGCGGCCCGAGGACGCATCGTCGCGCAGCGCGTTCGCATCACTCCAGACGCGGTGTCGGCGAGCAGCACCAACCGGCCCCTCGTCTACACGGTGCAGAACCGCGGCTTGGGGCCCATCTACGAAGTGAAGCTGCTGCGCCCCGCGACCAACTACTTCGGCATCCTGTCGTTGGGCATGCCGCCCTCGGGTTGGTACCTCTCGGACATGGACGCCTCGGGCTACACGTGGGCCTCTTTCCAGGGCATTCCGGCGGGTGGCGAGGCGTCCTTCTCCGTGACGTATTCGAGCTTCGGTGCCGTGGGGGCGGACACGGCCTTCCGCCATCGCCTCCAGCTCAATCAGGGGGACAATGATCCGCGGATCCGCATCGAGGCGCCCGTGACGTTGCTGACCTCCGCGACCGCGGCCGACGTGCAGCAACTGACGGCCACCGCGCGAGATGGCTCCGTGGCGCTGACGTGGGACAATCCGCCGGTGCACGGTGGCGTGGTCGTCCTGCGCGCCCAAGGGACCGCGCCCAGCACCGCGCCGACGCCGGGCCTGCGCTACGCGGCGGGCGACACGGTGGGCAATGCTCGCGTCGTCTACTCAGACGCGTTCAGCGTGGCCTCCACGTTCACGGACACCACCGTCACCAACGGCACCACCTACGTGTACCGCGTGTTCAACGCGGATGATTCGCGCCGGTACGGCAGTGGCAATCAGCCCACCTCGGCGGGGTTGCTCGCCACTCCGTTGGCGCGGGGCGCGGGGGCGCCGCTCTGGTGCTACTCCGTGGGGCTGGATGCGCGACTCCAGCCCATCACCGAGCTGGGCGTAGGCATCTTCACCTCCTTCAACGACTCGGTGGTGGCCAGCAGCACGAACACCGTGAACCCCTCGGTCGATGGCGGTGAGCGCTGGCGGCCCGTGAAGCTGTCGGGCCTGGTGGGGAGTCGCTTCCCCGTGGTTCCGCTCCACGGCCTGACCGGTCAGTTCATCCTGGTGGGAGATCAGTCCGGCGTGCCCTCGGCCATCCGGGCGTCCTCGGGCGACGTGCTTTGGCGCGGCGCCAATGTGGGCACCGTGCAGTCCTTCCCGGTCACTCAGCTCTACGACTACGCGGATGCGGCCTATCGCGCGGCGAACCCCGACCGGGACCTCGTCTTCTTCGCCACGCGGCTCTCGAACGTGGGGCTGAATCAGGTGGTCGCGCTCAACGCCGCCACGGGCGCCGTGGTGTGGACCTATCGCCCCGGGGACATGGGCATGGTGAGTGGCGGCATGCTGGTCGACTACACGAGCAACCGCTTGTACGTGGGCTCGAAGACAGCCGCGGGCGCGACGAATACGCTGCGAGTCCTCAACACGCTCACCGGGGCCGAGGTCGGTCGCCGGGCCCTGGGCGACATCGAGTTCGGCGTGGTGCGCAATGCGGCCAGCGGGCACATCCTCGTCACCTCCAGCGACGGTACCGTGTATGGAATCGATCCCGTGACGCTCGCCCCGGTCTGGACCCAGGTCGTCGCCTCGCGGCCGTCCGCCAACACTCCCGCGTTCACCAGCTTCGTGCGTCCCCAGGGGCGCGGCTTCGTGGCGAGCGTGGCGCGAAATGGAGCGTCCGTGGGCAAGATCGAGCGTTATGACGTGGGCACGGACAACGCCGTGACCCGCGCCTGGAGCCTCCCCATCGCCGACCCTTCCGGAACCTTCTCCATCAATCAGGCCGGCGTGGCGCGCATCTACGTGGGCAGCTCGGATGGAAAGGTGCATCAGCTCGAGCTGGAGGGCATCGACTCGCGACAGGTCGCGATCGGCGGCGCTCAGCGCATCGGTACACCCACCATCGATCACACCGTCAGCCGCCTTCACGTAGGCACGGCCGACGGCCGCATCTGCGCCTACCCGGTGCCGTTCCCGTGA
- a CDS encoding PqqD family protein: MSFPEDGIPRRRAGTDGKPFGADYLLLDAEGRTLRGLNATAARIWDLCDGSRSARGVAEQLVQEVDAPRGPGLSLETVLRDTLGFLSELVRLGLIEDCRAGSGPAREE, encoded by the coding sequence ATGAGCTTCCCCGAGGACGGCATTCCCCGTCGCCGCGCAGGAACGGATGGGAAGCCATTCGGCGCCGACTACTTGTTGCTGGACGCGGAGGGGCGCACCTTGCGCGGGCTCAACGCGACGGCGGCGCGCATCTGGGATCTGTGTGATGGCTCTCGCAGCGCGCGCGGAGTCGCGGAGCAACTCGTGCAAGAGGTCGATGCGCCGAGGGGGCCAGGGCTCTCGCTGGAGACCGTGCTGCGCGACACGTTGGGGTTTCTCTCGGAGTTGGTGCGCTTGGGGTTGATCGAGGATTGTCGCGCGGGCTCCGGGCCGGCGCGCGAGGAGTGA
- a CDS encoding S24/S26 family peptidase, translated as MWPSLREGDAAEVEPLSGPPRVGDVVLARFPHALVLHRVCGFDGRTCTLQGDNVASVDPLLPASRILGKVRRVRRAGAVLEHWDVGPKRLGRLRVRVKRRLAAWWGKGRRA; from the coding sequence ATGTGGCCCTCGTTGCGGGAAGGCGACGCGGCCGAAGTGGAGCCGCTGTCCGGCCCGCCGCGCGTCGGAGACGTGGTGCTGGCGCGGTTTCCCCACGCACTTGTCCTGCACCGCGTGTGTGGGTTTGACGGGCGCACCTGCACGCTCCAGGGCGACAACGTCGCCAGCGTGGATCCACTGCTGCCTGCGTCTCGCATCCTCGGCAAGGTCCGGCGCGTGCGTCGCGCCGGTGCGGTGCTGGAGCACTGGGACGTAGGCCCGAAGCGGCTGGGCCGGCTTCGCGTGCGCGTGAAGCGACGACTGGCCGCGTGGTGGGGGAAGGGGAGGCGCGCATGA
- a CDS encoding histidine--tRNA ligase, which yields MSQKISGVKGMNDLLPGDIETWQHVEKLARDMFGRFGYGEIRTPMVEDTALFVRSVGEETDIVGKEMYTFEDKGGRSLSLRPEGTAPSARAYIEHSILNQEPVTRWFYIGPMFRYERMKTGRYRQFFQIGAEAYGAKEPAQDAEIMDMVVQFLGALGLKDVTLNINSLGDEACRPAYHAKLVEYLQAHRAEVCAECQARMDRNPLRVLDCKNEKCQAIAAAGPNVLEFLCEPCRAHFGELQRKLTALGIPFVVNSRLVRGLDYYTRTVFEFIAAHPALGTASTVGGGGRYDTMMKGLGGPDVPAVGFAMGMDRLVLLLKETGQAFGAPVDLFVAVADEGSHDAGLALASRLRREGLRVAFDTRGGSLKSQMKRADKTGARFTLVLGEAERTSGKANLKPMAGGDPIPVALDAVAQALRSLPPAS from the coding sequence GTGAGCCAGAAGATCAGCGGCGTCAAAGGGATGAACGACCTGCTGCCCGGGGACATCGAGACCTGGCAGCACGTGGAGAAGCTGGCCCGCGACATGTTCGGCCGCTTTGGCTACGGCGAGATCCGCACGCCCATGGTGGAGGACACCGCGCTCTTCGTGCGCAGCGTGGGCGAGGAGACCGACATCGTCGGCAAGGAGATGTACACCTTCGAGGACAAGGGAGGCCGCAGCCTGTCCCTGCGCCCCGAGGGCACCGCGCCCTCCGCCCGCGCGTACATCGAGCACTCCATCCTCAACCAGGAGCCGGTGACGCGCTGGTTCTACATCGGGCCGATGTTCCGCTACGAGCGCATGAAGACCGGGCGCTATCGCCAGTTCTTCCAGATCGGCGCGGAGGCGTACGGTGCGAAGGAGCCGGCGCAGGACGCCGAGATCATGGACATGGTGGTGCAGTTCCTCGGCGCCCTCGGTCTGAAGGACGTGACGCTGAACATCAACTCGCTGGGGGACGAGGCGTGCCGGCCCGCCTACCACGCGAAGCTGGTGGAGTACCTCCAGGCGCACCGCGCCGAGGTGTGCGCGGAGTGCCAGGCGCGCATGGATCGCAACCCGCTGCGCGTGCTCGACTGCAAGAACGAGAAGTGTCAGGCGATCGCCGCGGCGGGCCCCAACGTGCTCGAGTTCCTCTGTGAGCCGTGCCGGGCGCACTTCGGGGAGCTGCAGCGCAAGCTGACCGCGCTGGGCATCCCCTTCGTGGTGAACTCGCGGCTCGTGCGGGGCCTGGACTACTACACGCGCACGGTCTTCGAGTTCATCGCCGCCCACCCCGCGTTGGGCACGGCCAGCACGGTGGGCGGCGGCGGGCGCTACGACACGATGATGAAGGGGCTCGGCGGCCCGGATGTGCCGGCCGTGGGCTTCGCCATGGGCATGGACCGCCTGGTGCTCCTGCTCAAGGAGACCGGGCAGGCGTTCGGCGCGCCGGTCGACCTCTTCGTCGCCGTGGCCGATGAGGGCTCGCACGACGCGGGCCTCGCGCTCGCCAGCCGCCTGCGCCGAGAGGGGCTCCGCGTCGCGTTCGACACGCGCGGCGGCAGCCTCAAGAGCCAGATGAAGCGCGCGGACAAGACGGGTGCCCGCTTCACCCTTGTGCTGGGTGAGGCCGAGCGCACGAGCGGCAAGGCGAACCTCAAGCCCATGGCGGGGGGCGATCCCATCCCCGTGGCGCTCGACGCCGTCGCCCAGGCGCTCCGCTCGCTGCCTCCTGCTTCCTGA
- the psd gene encoding phosphatidylserine decarboxylase (Phosphatidylserine decarboxylase is synthesized as a single chain precursor. Generation of the pyruvoyl active site from a Ser is coupled to cleavage of a Gly-Ser bond between the larger (beta) and smaller (alpha chains). It is an integral membrane protein.), protein MNDQTFMKLMRVLPKSALSSAVGLATRLPVPAALHQAAMRSFARSYNVDMEEAEHSFEHYPTFAQFFTRALKPGLRPIDSDAKAVVSPVDGRVSQVGYSEGGRCFQAKGIEYSVDELLGDAEAGKPFHGGAWTTIYLSPRDYHRIHSPLGGTITDYSYIPGEFWPVNPASVMNKQALFCVNERLVTYLDTPAGRCAVVKVGATCVSRIKAAYDDVLTHTGQPGKAHQYAQAIPVEKGGELGRFEMGSTVILLFEPGRVKWDVVMQPEAVVRLGQRIGVMT, encoded by the coding sequence ATGAACGACCAGACCTTCATGAAGTTGATGCGCGTGTTGCCCAAGTCGGCCCTGTCTTCCGCCGTGGGCCTCGCCACCCGCCTGCCCGTACCGGCCGCCCTGCATCAGGCGGCCATGCGCTCCTTCGCGCGCTCGTACAACGTCGACATGGAGGAGGCCGAGCACTCCTTCGAGCACTACCCGACGTTCGCGCAGTTCTTCACCCGCGCGCTCAAGCCCGGCCTGCGCCCCATCGACTCGGACGCGAAGGCCGTCGTGTCTCCGGTGGACGGACGCGTCTCGCAGGTGGGCTACTCCGAGGGCGGCCGCTGCTTCCAGGCCAAGGGCATCGAGTACTCGGTGGACGAGCTGCTCGGTGACGCCGAGGCCGGCAAGCCCTTCCACGGCGGCGCCTGGACGACCATCTACCTGTCCCCGCGCGACTACCACCGCATCCACTCGCCGCTCGGCGGCACCATCACGGACTACTCGTACATCCCCGGTGAGTTCTGGCCGGTGAACCCCGCGTCGGTGATGAACAAGCAGGCGCTGTTCTGCGTGAACGAGCGGCTGGTGACGTACCTGGACACGCCCGCGGGCCGCTGTGCCGTCGTGAAGGTGGGCGCCACGTGTGTGTCGCGCATCAAGGCCGCCTATGACGACGTGCTCACTCACACGGGCCAGCCGGGCAAGGCGCACCAGTACGCGCAGGCCATTCCCGTCGAGAAGGGCGGGGAGCTGGGGCGGTTCGAGATGGGCTCCACGGTCATCCTCCTGTTCGAGCCGGGCCGGGTGAAGTGGGACGTCGTGATGCAGCCCGAGGCCGTGGTGCGGCTCGGGCAGCGCATTGGAGTGATGACGTGA
- a CDS encoding metallophosphoesterase family protein: MRIAVISDIHSNIEALTEVLRVAEHQKVDRIVSLGDIVGYGASPNPCCDLVRSVAEVTLLGNHDAAVAGRMDYSYYYDAARHALDWSANVLTDENMAWLRSLPYTYKIGDVGFCHGSPIDPKAYEYIFALEQARELTPYVAELPEVTFIGHSHLCRAFAIGNGEVNDVVAQKFGVRKGYKYIISVGSVGQPRDYDNRACFVICDTDARTVEYLRVEYDIETSAQRIFDADLALNFGKRLFLGV, encoded by the coding sequence ATGCGTATCGCGGTCATCAGCGACATCCACTCGAACATCGAGGCGCTCACGGAAGTGCTGCGCGTGGCGGAGCACCAGAAGGTGGACCGCATCGTGTCGCTGGGGGACATCGTCGGATACGGCGCCTCGCCCAACCCCTGCTGCGATTTGGTGCGCTCGGTGGCGGAGGTGACGCTGCTGGGCAACCACGACGCCGCGGTGGCCGGGCGGATGGACTACTCGTACTACTACGACGCCGCTCGGCACGCGCTCGACTGGAGCGCCAACGTCCTCACGGACGAGAACATGGCCTGGCTGCGCAGCCTCCCGTACACCTACAAGATTGGCGACGTGGGCTTCTGCCACGGCTCGCCCATTGATCCGAAGGCCTACGAGTACATCTTCGCGCTGGAGCAGGCGCGCGAGCTGACGCCGTACGTGGCCGAGCTTCCCGAGGTGACGTTCATCGGGCACAGCCACCTGTGCCGCGCCTTCGCCATCGGCAATGGCGAGGTCAACGACGTGGTGGCCCAGAAGTTCGGCGTGCGCAAAGGCTACAAGTACATCATCTCCGTGGGCAGCGTGGGTCAGCCGCGCGACTACGACAACCGGGCCTGCTTCGTCATCTGCGACACCGACGCGCGCACGGTGGAGTACCTGCGCGTCGAGTACGACATCGAGACGTCGGCGCAGCGCATCTTCGACGCGGATCTCGCGCTCAACTTCGGCAAGCGCCTGTTCCTCGGCGTCTGA
- a CDS encoding TIGR02266 family protein, whose translation MRDNRKHARISTHLRCWCEGENVTLYARIANLSEGGLFVRTSTPLAAGTRAQVRLSPGSEPEIQAVATVVWQREVEEPAGRLPGMALRFEAIAPDALESLRRVITQQQKSQPSFHSPL comes from the coding sequence TTGAGAGACAATCGAAAGCACGCGCGGATCTCCACGCACCTGCGCTGCTGGTGCGAGGGCGAGAACGTCACGCTCTATGCCCGCATCGCCAACCTGAGCGAGGGTGGGCTGTTCGTCCGGACGAGCACGCCCCTGGCTGCCGGGACGCGAGCGCAGGTGCGCTTGTCCCCTGGTTCGGAGCCCGAGATCCAAGCGGTGGCAACGGTTGTCTGGCAGCGCGAGGTGGAGGAGCCCGCCGGGCGCCTGCCTGGCATGGCGCTGCGCTTCGAGGCGATCGCGCCGGACGCGCTGGAAAGCTTGCGGCGCGTCATCACTCAGCAGCAGAAGTCCCAACCGAGCTTCCACAGTCCCCTGTGA
- a CDS encoding sugar kinase codes for MSLLVVGSVALDSLETPFGQKEDVLGGSATYFSTSASFFTPVQVVAVVGEDFPEGHLTFLKGRGIDLEGLTREPGRTFRWRGRYGWELNEAQTLDTQLNVFQSFSPKLPEAYRDTPYVFLGNIHPELQAQVLDQVKAPKLVAADTMNFWIKGSRAALLKTLERVNLLFVNDAEARQLSGEHNVVKAARAILGMGPSRVVIKRGEYGALLFDHDHIFACPAFPLSEVFDPTGAGDTFAGGFMGTLATARGAVDQPLLRRAMVMGSVMASFTVEKFSLERLREVQRAEIHARFAEFRRLTHFDDLGAIEP; via the coding sequence ATGTCCCTCCTCGTCGTCGGCTCGGTCGCGCTGGATTCGCTGGAAACGCCCTTCGGCCAGAAGGAGGACGTGCTCGGCGGCTCGGCAACCTACTTCTCCACCTCCGCGTCGTTCTTCACCCCGGTGCAGGTCGTGGCCGTGGTGGGCGAGGACTTCCCCGAGGGGCACCTGACGTTCCTCAAGGGCCGGGGCATCGACCTGGAGGGACTCACCCGTGAGCCCGGCCGGACCTTCCGCTGGCGCGGCCGCTACGGCTGGGAGCTGAACGAGGCGCAGACGCTGGACACCCAGCTCAACGTCTTCCAGTCGTTCTCGCCCAAGCTCCCCGAGGCGTACCGCGACACGCCCTACGTCTTCCTCGGCAACATCCACCCTGAGCTCCAGGCCCAGGTGTTGGATCAGGTGAAGGCGCCCAAGCTGGTCGCCGCCGACACCATGAACTTCTGGATCAAGGGCAGCCGCGCCGCGCTGCTCAAGACGCTCGAGCGCGTCAACCTCCTGTTCGTCAACGACGCGGAGGCGCGCCAGCTGTCCGGCGAGCACAACGTGGTGAAGGCCGCCCGCGCCATCCTCGGCATGGGCCCCTCGCGCGTGGTCATCAAGCGCGGTGAGTACGGCGCGCTCCTCTTCGACCACGACCACATCTTCGCGTGCCCGGCGTTCCCCCTGTCCGAGGTGTTCGATCCGACCGGCGCCGGGGACACGTTCGCGGGTGGCTTCATGGGCACGCTGGCCACGGCCCGGGGCGCGGTGGATCAGCCGCTGCTTCGCCGCGCCATGGTGATGGGCAGCGTGATGGCGTCCTTCACCGTGGAGAAGTTCAGCCTGGAGCGCCTCCGGGAAGTCCAGCGCGCGGAGATCCACGCGCGCTTCGCCGAGTTCCGCCGGCTGACCCACTTTGACGACCTCGGCGCCATCGAGCCGTGA
- a CDS encoding MCE family protein, whose translation MKKLVTPFRVGLLVIAAGAFLVTFILFARKGGLSDRESTKVWAYFKDASGLSPKSRVQIAGIPVGEISDISLEGTRAKVWLKIRQGVDLRQDAAITKRSESLLGDFLLDLNPGTEQSPPLENGGQIRRVIDTQGVEAVFESLTQITSDIQQVTGALRQVLGGEKGTGSLERIVENLVRVSDSMDATVRRNADRLDTILANFEGVSSDVRNITRSNQAEVGRIVDNVELITRDVREVLATVKNIVGSGEGEFKDSVASLKQTLNKLDSTLSNLDEITRKVKNGEGTAGMLLTDEQLGQKFSEAVSDVSEFATRLTQLQTEVGLQSTYLVSQGRSKNSLSLRIIPKPDKYYLLEIIDDPRGKVETQVVQTNPPSDGDPVIQTQKVTKETFKVSLQFAKRYYFTTLRFGLIESTGGVGADVHLFDDALTLKMDAFNFAADELRYPRLRATLRAQAFDHLFVVAGMDDILNAQQRDSATQRLIAGRDFFFGGGLFFTDDDLKSIITATGVPSVR comes from the coding sequence GTGAAGAAGCTCGTCACGCCCTTCCGTGTTGGCCTGCTGGTCATCGCCGCGGGAGCATTCCTCGTCACGTTCATCCTCTTCGCGCGCAAGGGCGGCCTGAGCGACCGTGAGTCCACGAAGGTGTGGGCGTACTTCAAGGATGCGTCGGGCCTGAGCCCCAAGAGCCGCGTGCAGATCGCCGGCATTCCGGTGGGAGAGATCAGCGACATCAGCCTGGAGGGCACGCGCGCCAAGGTGTGGCTGAAGATCCGCCAGGGCGTGGACCTGCGCCAGGACGCCGCCATCACCAAGCGCTCCGAGTCGCTGCTCGGCGACTTCCTCCTGGACCTGAACCCAGGCACGGAGCAGTCACCGCCGTTGGAGAACGGCGGGCAGATCCGCCGGGTCATCGACACCCAGGGCGTGGAGGCCGTCTTCGAGTCCCTCACGCAGATCACCTCCGACATCCAGCAGGTGACGGGCGCGCTGCGGCAGGTTCTTGGTGGTGAGAAGGGCACCGGATCGCTCGAGCGCATCGTGGAGAACCTGGTCCGCGTGTCGGACTCGATGGACGCCACCGTGCGCCGCAACGCGGACCGGCTGGACACCATCCTGGCCAACTTCGAGGGCGTGTCCTCCGACGTGCGCAACATCACCCGCTCGAACCAGGCCGAGGTGGGCCGCATCGTCGACAACGTGGAGCTCATCACCCGCGACGTGCGCGAGGTGCTGGCCACGGTGAAGAACATCGTCGGCAGCGGGGAAGGGGAGTTCAAGGACAGCGTCGCCAGCCTCAAGCAGACGCTGAACAAGCTGGACAGCACCCTTTCCAACCTCGACGAGATCACCCGCAAGGTGAAGAACGGCGAGGGCACCGCCGGCATGCTGCTGACGGATGAGCAGCTGGGGCAGAAGTTCAGCGAGGCCGTCTCGGACGTGTCCGAGTTCGCCACCCGCCTCACCCAACTGCAGACCGAGGTGGGCCTCCAGTCCACCTATCTGGTGTCGCAGGGCCGCTCGAAGAACAGCCTCTCGCTGCGCATCATCCCCAAGCCGGACAAGTACTACCTGCTGGAGATCATCGACGACCCGCGCGGCAAGGTGGAGACGCAGGTCGTGCAGACGAACCCGCCGTCCGACGGCGACCCGGTCATCCAGACGCAGAAGGTCACCAAGGAGACCTTCAAGGTCAGCCTCCAGTTCGCCAAGCGCTACTACTTCACCACCCTGCGCTTCGGCCTCATCGAGTCCACGGGCGGCGTGGGCGCGGACGTCCACCTCTTCGATGACGCGCTGACGCTGAAGATGGACGCGTTCAACTTCGCGGCGGACGAGCTGCGCTACCCGCGCCTGCGCGCCACGCTGCGCGCCCAGGCGTTCGATCACCTCTTCGTGGTGGCGGGCATGGACGACATCCTGAACGCCCAGCAGCGCGACTCCGCCACCCAGCGCCTCATCGCGGGCCGCGACTTCTTCTTCGGTGGCGGACTGTTCTTCACCGACGACGACCTCAAGTCCATCATCACCGCCACGGGCGTCCCGTCGGTCCGCTGA
- a CDS encoding ABC transporter ATP-binding protein → MIDIVDLHKTFGEHRVLTGINLTVPAGSTCVILGGSGSGKTVLMKHMIGLLKPDSGQVIIDGEDIVPVGVEELQRVRRKFGMVFQAAALFDSMTVYENVAFPLREHTRLPEEQIREKVRAKLDLMGLKREAEQKFPADLSGGMRKRVGLARAIVLDPKVVLYDEPTTGLDPITTDYVDEMILAAQRELGVTSVVISHDIASAFNVADQIAFLSKGVIVEHGPPEQLRASEHPAVKVFLQTWFGKN, encoded by the coding sequence ATGATCGACATCGTGGACCTGCACAAGACCTTCGGCGAGCACCGCGTGCTCACCGGCATCAACCTCACCGTTCCCGCCGGCTCCACGTGCGTCATCCTGGGCGGCTCGGGCTCCGGCAAGACGGTGCTGATGAAGCACATGATCGGCCTGCTCAAGCCGGACAGCGGGCAGGTCATCATCGACGGCGAGGACATCGTCCCGGTGGGCGTGGAAGAGCTGCAGCGCGTGCGCCGCAAGTTCGGCATGGTGTTCCAGGCCGCCGCGCTCTTCGACTCGATGACGGTGTACGAGAACGTCGCCTTTCCGCTCCGCGAGCACACCCGTCTTCCCGAGGAGCAGATCCGCGAGAAGGTCCGGGCGAAGCTCGACCTGATGGGACTCAAGCGCGAGGCGGAGCAGAAGTTCCCCGCGGACCTGTCCGGCGGCATGCGCAAGCGCGTGGGCCTGGCGCGCGCCATCGTGTTGGATCCCAAGGTGGTCCTCTATGACGAGCCCACCACCGGCTTGGATCCCATCACCACGGACTACGTGGACGAGATGATCCTCGCGGCGCAGCGCGAGCTGGGCGTGACGAGCGTGGTCATCAGCCACGACATCGCGTCCGCGTTCAACGTGGCGGATCAGATCGCCTTCTTGTCCAAGGGCGTCATCGTGGAGCACGGACCGCCCGAGCAGCTGCGGGCCTCGGAGCACCCGGCCGTCAAGGTCTTCCTCCAGACCTGGTTCGGGAAGAACTAG